From Desulfonatronovibrio magnus:
AAAGAGCCTGAACTTACCGCACTGGGTCTTGAAACACCCGTAAGAGCGGAACTGGCTTTTGCCTTGAGTCATGCAGGAAAACCGGAGCAAAGCATTACCCAGTATCACAAGTGCATCAAAGCTCAGCCTGACAACTTCTTCTTTGCTTCCGGACTGGCTTATGTTCTTTACGATATGGTATACTCCACCAAAAACAGAGAGCGTATCCTGCCTCCTCAACAAAAAGCTCAGTATATTGAAAAGGCTCATAAATACTTTGCAAAGGCTCAGGAACTAAGGCCTGAAGGAGTGACCAACTATTACCGCCAGGGCATGCTTTATAAAAATATCCAGAACATGGATCTCAAGGCTGCGCCATTATTTCGCAAGGCCATTGAAAACTGGGAAGCATATGATGCTCAGACCAGAGAAAAAAGACATCAGGAATACAAGAATTATGTGAAATCCCTTTATAACCTGGCTTCATGTCTTTTGAAGCAGAAACGCGCTGGAGAAGCATTAAGCCTGCTGGAAAAATGTATCAGGCTTGATGAGGATAAAAACTATGTTAAGGCAGAACATAAATTCTTTGCCCTCGGCAAGGTCCACTTTGAACTTGGACGATTTGATGAGGCACGCAAAGACCTTGAATTTGCAGCAAACTGTACCGATCCCAGGAATGGTGATTACATTTATGAACTCTGGGCCAGAGTCTGGCTGGGCAAAGAAAAGCCCATGGAGGCTCTGCAGGTACTGTCCAAAATTCCGGAAAAGTTCCGACGACAATTTGTGCGCTGGACCGAAGGTGACTGCTATGCAGCACTGCAGGACTTCGCTAAAGCCAGGCAAACATGGATCAAGTCTCTGGAAAGGGATCGTCGTTCGAGGCACAGGGCACTCATTCGTCTGGCCAGGCTGGAGTTTAAAATGGACAACTTTGATCAATGCCAGAAGTATGCTGAAGAATCAACTAAGTTTCATTTCGATACCTACGGTACTCCTGACCCTGACGGACTGCTCTGGGCTGCTGCAGCCTGTATTCGTCGCCATGACAAAGATAGAGCCCTGGAACATATCAATGACCTCAAGGCTTTCAAACCCAACTTTCCCATGCTTGGCAAGCTGATTGAGGTTTTTGAAAAGACTTTTTGAGTTTTAAGTTTTAAGTTTTAAGTGTTAAGTGCTTCTCCCCGGTGGACCGGGACCGAACCTGCGAGTAACTATAAAATCAGCCTTAACACGAGATTGCTTCGCTTCGCTCGCAACAAGGATTGCCGCGCTCGCCCCAGTTGAATGGCTGCGCCTACACTGCGTGTGTTCAACGAGGTAAAAAGACTCGCTCGCAATGACACCTGAGTTGTCAGGGATGTGGTTACTCAAAACCTGTCATTGCGAGGGAGCCTAAGCGACCGAAGCAATCTGTTAGGTAAAACCATAATGCTCTGAATTTATTTCTAATTTGGTTTTAGTTACTTGTAAGGAGGAAAGGTGAACACACTTCCCCTGATAAACAAAAAATCTAAAGCTGCAAAGCCTGACTACAATCTATTGACCACCAGGCTCAAGCAGATGGCACTCAAGGGCACTGACCATGAAAAATGCCTGTCCACTTTGAAAAAAAAGGCACTCTATGACCATCTTAATCCAGATCAATTACTTACCTGGGCTGACATTGCACTGGTTCTGGGTGAAACCGAACAGGCCCTGAGTATCTTAGCCTGGTGCAATGACAGTCAGCCCCAGTTTACCGAGGCCTGGAAAAAACACTTTGAGCTTTTACAGGGACTTGGTCGCAGTGAGTCGGCCCATTCAGTCAAAGCCAGAGCAATAATCACTCATCCAGATCTCGAAAAATCATTTGATCACCACACTCCCCTGCAAAATCATGTATATGAGCCAGATGTTGATGATCCCTTTGCAAAGCTCAGGCATCATAACGAAATGCTGGAATTGTATATGAACTATTTTCAAGGGCGCGAAGATGTCTTTGCCAGGCAATGGGTGGACAAATCAAAGGGTACTCAAGGTTACATGCCAGTAAGGAAACCCATAAGTCAGCAAGACATCCTGGAACACCTTAAAGGTCGCAAAACATATGGAATTTACCTTTTGCGGGCTGATTCCACCATTATGACCGCAGTCATTGACATGGATCTGAACAAACATTTCAGAACTGGCGATATTAAAAACAATGACAAATTTAATATCAAAAGAGAAAAGGACTATATCATGTCCAGACTAAAAGAGATGTCTGCCCAAAACACAGGAGTCCCTCCCCTTTGTGAGTTTTCCGGAGGTAAAGGCTATCACTTCTGGTTTTTCTTTGAAGAGCCAGTTGCATCATCCATGGCCCGAAAGACTATCATCGCCATGACCTCGGCTTTGAATAGGGACTGCCAATATTTCAATCTGGAAGTCTTTCCCAAACAGGATCAATTGCAGGGCAAAGGACTGGGCAATCTGGTCAAACTGCCCCTGGGCATTCACCGGGTTTCCGGCAAGCCATCATACTTCCTGGGTGGCAATGGCAAAGATCCCTGGACAAATATCAGTTTGCTCAAGAAGCATCCCCGCATCAGTGTAAAACAGGTGCAGTCTCAGGCTGTAACTAAGCACAAGACTCCGGTCACTCTCCATCCAGGGTATGCCAAGTGGGCTGAAAAATATCCTGAACTACATATTCTGACAGAAAACTGCCCTCCCCTGGGCAAAATTATTACTGCTTTGAGAGGCTCGAAAGAACTGGGCATACGTGAGGAAAAAGTCATTTTCCAGACCATTGGCTTCCTGTCCAGAGCCAGACTTCTTATGCATGCTCTTATGGGCAATACTTCAGATTATAACTCTCACCTGGTGGATTACAAGCTTTCCAGGATTAGAGGTACACCCCTTGGGTGTAAAAAGATCCATCAACTTCTGGGAATTAACCTGGACTATTGCGAGTTTCAGCAATCTGGCAGATATCTCCATCCTTTGCTGCACTGCCCTGACCACATGCCGGCAGATCAGGTCAAGGCAGAGAGAATTGAAAACTTAAATGATGCCCTGGATCATCTGAGGATCAGCCTTGAGATGGTGCAAAAGTTTTTACCTCAAAATACGTAACACTACAGCGACACTTTCTTTAAACTCGAAGGGGACTGGCTCTTTTGCCGCCGGATAGTCTGTCTATTATACTGTTTTTGGTCGGCAAAAGTGCCTGTCCCCGGTCGCCGTGGGGATAATTTATGCAAAGTGTCGCTGTTGCGGTAATCTTTTATCATAAACATTTCACGTCCAGCCCGTGAGCAATATGGCATGCGAAGAGTATATGTATTAGAACCTGGAAGTTATCTGCGCAAATCAGGCCCAAACCTTGCCTTGTTCAAAGACCGCAAACTTGTGGATGAGATTCCTGGCGCCAACTTGGAGCAGCTTGTGCTTATGGGCTACACCTCGCTTACTGGCGGGGTTATGGATTTTCTCATACGAAACCGTGTGGAAACTGTTTTTCTTTCCCCACGCGGGGCTTTCAGAGGGAGGCTCAACATTGATGATCATAAAGATGTGGAGCGCAGGCGAAAACAATATCTTAACCTGTCTGACACTGACTTTTTGCTTAAAACTGCTCGCTTCTTCGTAAAAGGCAAATTGCGCAACCAGGCCAGATTTCTCCAGGCCCTTGGACAGAGAAACAGAAATGAGCATGTATTGTCCATGGCCTTGGCTCTTAGAACCATGATCAAAAGCCTTCCTGAAATAGACAGTCTGGATATTTTACGAGGCATTGAGGGCAACGCAGCCAGAATCTACTTCAAGGCCTTTGGCTTTCTGCTTAAAAACCCTGACTTCTCATTTTCAATTCGGACCAAAAGACCACCGTTGGATCCCGTTAATGCTCTTCTCTCATTTATTTACACCATGCTCACCAATGAAGTCTTAAGCGCCATCAAAACCAGTGGCCTTGATCCCTACCTTGGTGCACTTCATGAGCCTGCCTATGGCCGCCCTTCCCTGGCTTGCGATCTGGTTGAAGAATGGCGAACTTATCTTGGTGACAGGCTTGTACTTCAGCTTATCAATAAAGGATCTGTTAAAAAAGATGACTTTGTTTACCGTGATCTATTTGATACAGACTTTGTGGATGAACATGATCTGGTT
This genomic window contains:
- a CDS encoding tetratricopeptide repeat protein gives rise to the protein MTANQAKVISYPQDKAHSSTTPLPKEKHSDLDFLDTLAQDQGHMERLRSRLDSCMAEISMARTNNNWQQIIDLFYPLEEKEPELTALGLETPVRAELAFALSHAGKPEQSITQYHKCIKAQPDNFFFASGLAYVLYDMVYSTKNRERILPPQQKAQYIEKAHKYFAKAQELRPEGVTNYYRQGMLYKNIQNMDLKAAPLFRKAIENWEAYDAQTREKRHQEYKNYVKSLYNLASCLLKQKRAGEALSLLEKCIRLDEDKNYVKAEHKFFALGKVHFELGRFDEARKDLEFAANCTDPRNGDYIYELWARVWLGKEKPMEALQVLSKIPEKFRRQFVRWTEGDCYAALQDFAKARQTWIKSLERDRRSRHRALIRLARLEFKMDNFDQCQKYAEESTKFHFDTYGTPDPDGLLWAAAACIRRHDKDRALEHINDLKAFKPNFPMLGKLIEVFEKTF
- a CDS encoding CRISPR-associated primase-polymerase type A1, with translation MNTLPLINKKSKAAKPDYNLLTTRLKQMALKGTDHEKCLSTLKKKALYDHLNPDQLLTWADIALVLGETEQALSILAWCNDSQPQFTEAWKKHFELLQGLGRSESAHSVKARAIITHPDLEKSFDHHTPLQNHVYEPDVDDPFAKLRHHNEMLELYMNYFQGREDVFARQWVDKSKGTQGYMPVRKPISQQDILEHLKGRKTYGIYLLRADSTIMTAVIDMDLNKHFRTGDIKNNDKFNIKREKDYIMSRLKEMSAQNTGVPPLCEFSGGKGYHFWFFFEEPVASSMARKTIIAMTSALNRDCQYFNLEVFPKQDQLQGKGLGNLVKLPLGIHRVSGKPSYFLGGNGKDPWTNISLLKKHPRISVKQVQSQAVTKHKTPVTLHPGYAKWAEKYPELHILTENCPPLGKIITALRGSKELGIREEKVIFQTIGFLSRARLLMHALMGNTSDYNSHLVDYKLSRIRGTPLGCKKIHQLLGINLDYCEFQQSGRYLHPLLHCPDHMPADQVKAERIENLNDALDHLRISLEMVQKFLPQNT
- the cas1 gene encoding CRISPR-associated endonuclease Cas1, producing MRRVYVLEPGSYLRKSGPNLALFKDRKLVDEIPGANLEQLVLMGYTSLTGGVMDFLIRNRVETVFLSPRGAFRGRLNIDDHKDVERRRKQYLNLSDTDFLLKTARFFVKGKLRNQARFLQALGQRNRNEHVLSMALALRTMIKSLPEIDSLDILRGIEGNAARIYFKAFGFLLKNPDFSFSIRTKRPPLDPVNALLSFIYTMLTNEVLSAIKTSGLDPYLGALHEPAYGRPSLACDLVEEWRTYLGDRLVLQLINKGSVKKDDFVYRDLFDTDFVDEHDLVKKRPVEMKPGIRKALVETYEKWMNINTRVKDLGHNLTHRGYILHQARKFQAYIQNETEEYQPFNLGEKM